The sequence ACCATCGCCCCCAGGCCGCGGATATCGGCAATCTGCGGAATCTCGCTGCGCAAACCTTCCAACACCTGCTTCAGCTTGTTGCCAAGCAGATTGGCGCGTTCCACCAGTTGTTCTTCTTCAATCACTTCCAGCACCGCCAGCGCCGACGCCACCGCCAGCGGATTGCCGGCGTAGGTGCCGCCGAGGCCGCCCGGCGCCGCCGCGTCCATGATCTCCGCCTTGCCGCACACAGCCGAGAGCGGCATGCCGCCGGCCAGGCTCTTGGCCATCGTCATCAGGTCCGGGATCACGCCGGAATGCTCTACCGCAAACAACTTGCCGGTGCGGGCGAAGCCGGTTTGCACTTCATCAACGATCAGCAAGATGCCATGTTCATCGCACAACTTGCGCAAGGCTTGCATGAACGCCGGCGGCGCGGCGTAGAAACCGCCCTCGCCTTGCACCGGCTCGAGGATGATGGCGGCGACGCGCTTGGGATCGACATCGGCCTTGAACAAGGATTGCAAGGCTCCCAGGGACTGCTCGATGCTGACGCCATGCAGTTCGACCGGAAACGGCACGTGGTAGACCTCGGCCGGGAACGGCCCGAAACCGACCTTGTATGGCACTACTTTACCGGTCAGCGCCATGCCCATCATGGTGCGGCCATGGAACGCGCCGCTGAACGCAATCACGGCGCTGCGGCCGGTGGCGACACGGGCGATTTTGACGGCGTTTTCCACCGCTTCGGCGCCGGTGGAAAAGAAAGTGGTCTTCTTGGCATGGGCGCCAGGGGTAACCGCATTGATACGCTCGGCCAGTTCGACATAGCTGGCGTAGGGCACGATCTGGTAGGCGGTGTGGGTGAATTTGCCGAGCTGTTCCTGCATGGCGGCGATCAGCTTGGGATGGCGATGGCCGGTGTTCAGCACGGCGATGCCGGCGGCGAAGTCAATGAAGCGGCGATTTTCCACATCCCAGATCTCG comes from Collimonas pratensis and encodes:
- the gabT gene encoding 4-aminobutyrate--2-oxoglutarate transaminase — protein: MKNDGYHAAAAVADANTSIKPTLSNAELHQRKNAATPRGVGVMCDFYASHALNAEIWDVENRRFIDFAAGIAVLNTGHRHPKLIAAMQEQLGKFTHTAYQIVPYASYVELAERINAVTPGAHAKKTTFFSTGAEAVENAVKIARVATGRSAVIAFSGAFHGRTMMGMALTGKVVPYKVGFGPFPAEVYHVPFPVELHGVSIEQSLGALQSLFKADVDPKRVAAIILEPVQGEGGFYAAPPAFMQALRKLCDEHGILLIVDEVQTGFARTGKLFAVEHSGVIPDLMTMAKSLAGGMPLSAVCGKAEIMDAAAPGGLGGTYAGNPLAVASALAVLEVIEEEQLVERANLLGNKLKQVLEGLRSEIPQIADIRGLGAMVAVEFMQPGTRQPDPEFTKKVQAEALKNGLLLLSCGVYSNAIRFLFPLTIEDKLMDEALAILSAAMRTVAAA